The following are encoded in a window of Candidatus Thorarchaeota archaeon genomic DNA:
- a CDS encoding NAD(P)/FAD-dependent oxidoreductase codes for MYDVIIAGAGPAGAVTAYELSRRGLKTLLLEKARLPRDKPCGGAVMYRGIRTLGGHLPMRIVQRPIRGMSFCFSQGGTATFVSEKLLGVTVDRSVFDEFLAHRAADAGAELVEAARVTSARRTNEFAEVMVSGDATFQGRVLVGADGVNSVVSRSLGLRPQRKDLHRHGLGMESDIYLGEDRVVEVCNGRPDVLHILPTEGRMSYGWVFPKRDHLAVGIAGPGVMMHPLRPVFDAFVRSLEKRFGVSMSVQFRRTGLLGADGIKGQNVDDRVILVGDAAGFVDPLMGEGIAYAMRSGQHAATVLIEALETDHLDREHLSAYQRLCVNDFGANFSMASWAGLHSGRFAVSLLTNASKLSFSSRILSGLARGEMGYSDIPAVIVRQLPRELPAILNQLAHIGKVHSTSVSQAVK; via the coding sequence TTGTATGACGTGATCATTGCGGGTGCAGGCCCTGCTGGGGCCGTGACCGCTTACGAGCTCTCAAGAAGAGGCCTGAAGACACTCCTGTTGGAGAAGGCCAGACTGCCCCGTGACAAGCCCTGTGGTGGTGCTGTGATGTACCGTGGCATCCGCACGCTGGGTGGCCACCTGCCCATGCGGATTGTGCAACGACCAATCCGAGGCATGAGCTTCTGCTTCTCCCAAGGTGGGACTGCGACTTTCGTTTCCGAAAAGCTTCTGGGCGTGACTGTTGACCGCTCCGTCTTCGACGAGTTTCTCGCGCATAGAGCTGCTGATGCAGGAGCCGAACTCGTAGAAGCTGCTCGTGTGACCAGCGCAAGACGTACCAACGAGTTCGCAGAGGTGATGGTGTCCGGCGATGCGACCTTCCAGGGTCGGGTCCTTGTGGGTGCCGATGGGGTCAACTCGGTGGTAAGCAGATCCTTGGGTCTAAGGCCTCAGCGAAAGGACCTTCACCGCCATGGTCTAGGCATGGAGTCTGACATCTACTTGGGTGAGGACCGTGTGGTCGAGGTCTGCAACGGTCGTCCTGATGTCCTACACATACTGCCCACAGAGGGACGTATGAGCTATGGTTGGGTCTTCCCCAAACGGGACCACCTCGCAGTAGGTATAGCTGGTCCTGGTGTCATGATGCATCCACTTCGCCCAGTCTTTGATGCGTTCGTAAGGTCGCTAGAGAAGCGGTTCGGCGTCAGCATGTCCGTCCAGTTCAGACGCACCGGACTCCTGGGTGCTGATGGAATCAAGGGACAGAACGTGGACGACAGGGTGATTCTGGTGGGCGATGCCGCAGGGTTTGTTGATCCTCTGATGGGCGAAGGCATCGCATATGCGATGAGGTCCGGTCAACACGCAGCAACCGTCCTCATCGAGGCGCTTGAAACCGACCATCTAGACCGAGAGCATCTCTCCGCGTACCAGCGGCTGTGTGTCAACGACTTTGGCGCCAACTTCTCAATGGCATCTTGGGCAGGACTTCACAGCGGTCGGTTTGCTGTGTCTCTCCTGACAAATGCATCAAAGCTGAGTTTCTCGAGTCGGATTCTCTCCGGACTTGCTCGCGGTGAGATGGGCTACTCTGACATTCCTGCCGTCATCGTAAGGCAGTTGCCTCGTGAGCTACCTGCCATACTGAACCAGCTCGCTCACATCGGGAAAGTTCATAGCACAAGCGTTTCTCAGGCAGTCAAATGA
- a CDS encoding GNAT family N-acetyltransferase — MSDTVGRTRAYLVMKANTKVALELARAWWSNKSVPKYVKVHGLKRDELEEFVTLYNRCFLASPDPFCPLSLDEAKQLDLDGIFVAELWGELAGFIACFVQKAEDSMYGEITGLGVLPSRRRKGVATALIQRAVEFFLASGVKEVYCEVYEENMPSRLLIASYGFEQVGRREIPSDSKERLQQDSDLPGGKIMRRLGLRPRVGCEECRDI, encoded by the coding sequence ATGTCGGACACGGTTGGACGAACTAGGGCGTATCTGGTAATGAAGGCCAACACCAAGGTCGCGTTGGAACTTGCAAGAGCGTGGTGGAGCAACAAGAGCGTCCCCAAGTATGTCAAAGTACACGGGCTGAAACGGGATGAGCTGGAGGAGTTCGTCACGCTCTACAACAGATGCTTCCTCGCCTCTCCTGACCCCTTCTGTCCCCTGTCATTAGATGAGGCCAAGCAACTTGACCTCGATGGGATATTCGTGGCAGAACTATGGGGAGAGCTTGCGGGCTTCATTGCATGCTTTGTTCAGAAGGCAGAGGACTCCATGTACGGAGAGATCACCGGCCTTGGTGTGCTCCCGTCTCGACGTAGGAAGGGCGTCGCCACTGCACTCATCCAGCGAGCAGTCGAGTTCTTTCTCGCTTCGGGTGTGAAGGAGGTGTATTGCGAGGTCTATGAGGAGAACATGCCTTCACGGCTTCTAATCGCTTCTTATGGTTTTGAGCAGGTGGGCCGCAGAGAGATACCATCGGACTCGAAAGAGCGACTTCAACAAGACAGTGACCTTCCTGGTGGGAAGATCATGAGGCGTCTTGGCCTACGTCCTCGTGTTGGATGTGAGGAGTGCAGAGACATATAG